One Marinibacterium anthonyi genomic region harbors:
- the bamB gene encoding Outer membrane protein assembly factor BamB precursor, with protein MTKAQDTTSGRGRAWLSVLAALALLAACQEPEVVLPGDREDIPEIAAFSKDPDPADNKAVSISLPSQTTNSSWAQGPGTTANRVSNAALRPVPVLAWATGIGEGNDRRHRITAAPVVGGGKVFTLDSRARVTALSPSGAVLWTYDGTPPWAGKNDATGGGLAYDNGTLYVSIGFGSLIALDAATGQPRWTQRLEATGSGKPLVAGDLVYLVAGDDTGWAVEKSNGRIRWQIESTDTVAHVLGAPSPAIAGDLVVFAFGSGDIVGTFKSGGLRRWTTTVAGKRPGNSASRIGDVTGPPVVVGSKIYIGNASGRIAALDSGSGDRVWTAPFGAMTSVWPAGNSIFALTDSNQLVRLNAADGDPIWAVDLPRYIKDKPLGRGPVYAHYGPILAGSRIWVASSDGHLRAFSPTDGSLLADIEVPGGATADPVVAGNTLYVVGAKGQLFAFR; from the coding sequence ATGACCAAGGCACAAGACACCACCTCCGGGCGCGGCCGGGCCTGGCTTTCCGTACTGGCGGCGCTGGCGCTGCTGGCCGCCTGCCAGGAACCCGAAGTCGTGCTGCCCGGCGACCGCGAGGACATCCCCGAGATCGCCGCCTTCAGCAAGGACCCCGATCCGGCCGACAACAAGGCCGTGTCGATCAGCCTGCCGTCGCAGACCACCAATTCCAGCTGGGCCCAGGGGCCCGGCACCACCGCCAACCGCGTGTCCAACGCGGCGCTACGCCCGGTTCCGGTCCTGGCCTGGGCCACCGGCATCGGCGAAGGCAACGACCGCCGCCACCGGATCACCGCCGCGCCCGTCGTCGGCGGCGGCAAGGTCTTCACCCTTGATTCGCGCGCACGTGTCACCGCTCTCAGCCCCAGCGGGGCGGTCCTGTGGACCTATGACGGCACGCCGCCCTGGGCCGGCAAGAACGACGCCACCGGCGGCGGGCTCGCCTATGACAACGGCACGCTTTACGTCTCGATCGGCTTCGGCAGCCTGATCGCGCTGGATGCCGCCACCGGCCAACCGCGCTGGACCCAGCGGCTTGAAGCCACCGGCAGCGGCAAACCGCTGGTCGCGGGCGACCTGGTCTACCTTGTCGCGGGCGATGACACCGGCTGGGCCGTCGAAAAATCGAACGGCCGCATCCGCTGGCAGATCGAATCCACCGACACCGTCGCCCACGTGTTGGGCGCGCCGTCCCCGGCCATCGCGGGCGACCTTGTCGTCTTTGCCTTCGGTTCGGGCGACATCGTCGGCACCTTCAAAAGCGGCGGGCTGCGCCGCTGGACCACCACCGTCGCCGGCAAGCGCCCCGGCAACTCCGCATCGCGCATCGGCGACGTGACCGGACCGCCGGTCGTGGTGGGCAGCAAGATCTACATCGGCAACGCCTCGGGCCGCATCGCGGCACTGGACTCGGGCTCGGGCGACCGGGTCTGGACAGCCCCCTTCGGCGCCATGACCAGCGTCTGGCCGGCGGGCAACAGCATCTTCGCGCTGACCGATTCCAACCAGCTGGTGCGCCTGAACGCGGCCGACGGCGACCCGATCTGGGCCGTCGACCTGCCGCGCTACATCAAGGACAAGCCGCTTGGCCGTGGTCCGGTCTATGCCCATTACGGCCCGATCCTGGCCGGAAGCCGCATCTGGGTCGCGTCCTCCGATGGCCATCTGCGCGCGTTTTCGCCCACCGACGGCAGCCTGCTGGCGGACATCGAAGTGCCCGGCGGCGCCACCGCGGACCCGGTCGTGGCGGGCAACACGCTGTATGTCGTCGGCGCCAAGGGGCAATTGTTCGCTTTCCGTTGA
- the der gene encoding GTP-binding protein EngA: MTLTLAIVGRPNVGKSTLFNRLVGKRLALVDDQPGVTRDLREGQARLGDLKFTVIDTAGLEEATDESLQGRMRKLTERAVDMSDVCLFIIDARTGLAPADRVFAEILRKRAGHVVLAANKAEGAAADAGVLEAWELGLGEPVRISAEHGEGMADLYAALMPFADAADAKAAKAAEDAPEIEVDLDEDNEDTSIPMPTVAKPLQVAVVGRPNAGKSTLINRIVGEDRLLTGPEAGITRDAISLPVVWDGTPMRIFDTAGMRKKAKVQEKLEKMSVSDGLRAVKFAEVVVVLLDAAIPFEQQDLRIADLAEREGRAVVVAVNKWDLEDDKNAKIRELRESFERLLPQLRGAPLVTLSARTGRGIDRLHAAINKAYEVWNRRVPTAQLNRWLGAMVEAHPPPAPQGKRIKLRYMTQAKTRPPGFVVMCSHPEKMPESYTRYLVNGLRVDFDMPGTPIRLTLRSQASKNPYKGRKTPGPSRLRKHLKS, from the coding sequence ATGACCCTGACCCTTGCCATCGTCGGACGCCCCAATGTGGGCAAGTCCACCCTGTTCAACCGCCTCGTGGGCAAACGCCTGGCGCTGGTCGACGACCAGCCGGGCGTGACCCGTGACTTGCGGGAAGGCCAGGCGCGCCTGGGCGACCTGAAGTTCACGGTCATCGACACCGCCGGGCTTGAAGAAGCCACCGACGAAAGCCTGCAGGGCCGGATGCGCAAGCTGACCGAACGCGCCGTCGACATGTCCGACGTCTGCCTGTTCATCATCGACGCCCGCACCGGTCTGGCTCCCGCCGACCGCGTCTTTGCCGAGATCCTGCGCAAGCGCGCCGGCCACGTGGTCCTGGCCGCCAACAAGGCCGAAGGCGCCGCCGCCGATGCCGGCGTGCTTGAAGCCTGGGAACTGGGCCTGGGCGAACCGGTGCGCATTTCCGCCGAACACGGCGAAGGCATGGCCGATCTTTACGCCGCGCTGATGCCGTTCGCCGATGCCGCCGACGCCAAGGCCGCGAAGGCCGCCGAGGACGCCCCCGAAATCGAGGTCGACCTGGACGAGGACAACGAAGACACCTCGATCCCGATGCCGACCGTGGCCAAGCCGCTGCAGGTCGCCGTGGTGGGCCGCCCCAACGCCGGCAAATCGACCCTGATCAACCGCATCGTCGGCGAAGACCGCCTGCTGACCGGCCCCGAAGCCGGGATCACCCGCGACGCGATCTCGCTGCCTGTGGTCTGGGACGGCACGCCGATGCGCATCTTTGACACCGCCGGCATGCGCAAGAAGGCCAAGGTCCAGGAAAAGCTGGAAAAGATGTCCGTGTCGGACGGCCTGCGCGCGGTCAAGTTCGCCGAGGTCGTCGTCGTCCTGCTGGACGCCGCGATTCCCTTTGAACAACAGGATCTGCGCATCGCCGACCTGGCCGAACGCGAAGGCCGCGCCGTGGTCGTCGCGGTCAACAAGTGGGACCTGGAAGACGACAAGAACGCCAAGATCCGCGAATTGCGCGAAAGCTTCGAACGGCTGCTGCCGCAGCTGCGCGGCGCGCCGCTGGTGACGTTGTCGGCCCGGACGGGCAGGGGCATCGACCGCCTGCACGCCGCGATCAACAAGGCCTACGAGGTCTGGAACCGCCGCGTGCCCACCGCCCAGCTGAACCGCTGGCTGGGCGCCATGGTCGAGGCGCACCCGCCCCCCGCGCCCCAGGGCAAGCGGATCAAGCTGCGCTACATGACCCAGGCCAAGACCCGGCCGCCGGGATTCGTGGTGATGTGTTCGCACCCGGAAAAGATGCCGGAAAGCTACACCCGCTACCTGGTCAACGGGCTGCGCGTGGACTTCGACATGCCGGGCACGCCGATCCGCCTGACGCTGCGGTCGCAGGCGTCCAAGAACCCCTACAAGGGCCGCAAGACCCCGGGGCCGTCGCGCCTGCGCAAGCACCTGAAATCCTGA
- the des_1 gene encoding Fatty acid desaturase codes for MSIDIRVHTRQFVEKDNRVAALSYFGTFAVYFTSFFLAATYAATWWILVPMGAIMALAAVRLYVLQHDCGHHSLFETRQQNELAGHGLSVFTFAPFEAMKQNHNEHHGYIGNLDHRDTGEINTMTLREWNEAGFWERLGYRLYRNPFILIPLGALFTYFIRYRWPKNAVKYGVRGVILHNIALLCWIGLIYMLFGWTGIWVWLGSSYAGGMFGVWLVYLQHNFEDTYWDRRPDLDPQIAALQGSSCLDFGWFFDFMVASINLHDIHHLNSRIPSYRLRACHYSIPEELGMRRIKFPEAIRAMRLKLWDEENERLVPFPATRETRTAAHAG; via the coding sequence ATGTCGATCGATATCCGCGTCCACACCCGCCAATTCGTCGAAAAGGACAATCGCGTCGCAGCGCTAAGCTACTTCGGCACCTTCGCGGTTTATTTCACCTCGTTCTTCCTTGCGGCCACCTATGCCGCGACCTGGTGGATCCTGGTTCCGATGGGCGCGATCATGGCGCTGGCGGCGGTGCGGCTTTACGTGCTGCAACACGATTGCGGCCACCATTCGTTGTTCGAGACGCGCCAGCAAAACGAACTGGCCGGCCATGGCCTGTCGGTCTTCACCTTCGCGCCCTTCGAGGCGATGAAGCAGAATCACAACGAACATCACGGCTATATCGGCAACCTCGACCACCGCGACACCGGCGAAATCAACACGATGACGCTGCGCGAATGGAACGAGGCGGGCTTCTGGGAACGGCTGGGCTACCGGCTGTACCGCAACCCGTTCATTCTGATCCCGCTGGGCGCGCTGTTCACCTATTTCATCCGCTACCGCTGGCCCAAGAACGCCGTCAAATACGGCGTCCGGGGCGTCATCCTGCACAACATTGCGCTGCTGTGCTGGATCGGCCTGATCTACATGCTGTTCGGCTGGACCGGCATCTGGGTCTGGCTGGGGTCGTCCTATGCGGGCGGCATGTTCGGCGTCTGGCTGGTCTACCTGCAGCACAATTTCGAAGATACCTACTGGGACCGCCGTCCCGACCTCGACCCGCAGATCGCGGCGCTTCAGGGGTCGTCCTGCCTGGATTTCGGCTGGTTCTTCGACTTCATGGTGGCCTCGATCAACCTGCATGACATCCACCACCTGAATTCCCGCATCCCGTCCTACCGCCTGCGCGCCTGCCATTATTCGATCCCCGAAGAACTGGGCATGCGCCGCATCAAGTTCCCCGAGGCGATCCGCGCCATGCGGCTCAAGCTCTGGGACGAGGAAAACGAACGCCTGGTGCCGTTCCCGGCCACGCGCGAAACCCGGACAGCGGCGCACGCGGGCTGA
- a CDS encoding 5'-nucleotidase, with translation MTDFVLVDLDGTLVDPAPGIIGSFRHALTTLGHPAPPAQDLGWIIGPPLRRSFERQIGAPDQVEDAVAHYRDVYGGDGLFQATLYDGIVEALTGLKAAGYGMYLCTAKPIVFARRITAHFGLDTLFDGQYGADLDGRFDDKGDLIAHILAHEGLDGARGCMIGDRENDTSAAARNAMASVGVLWGYGDSGELTQGGASVLCAHPRDLGGCIDTLLGC, from the coding sequence ATGACAGACTTCGTCCTCGTGGATCTTGACGGCACCCTTGTCGATCCGGCGCCCGGCATCATCGGGTCCTTCCGCCACGCGCTGACCACGCTGGGCCATCCCGCGCCCCCGGCCCAGGACCTGGGATGGATCATTGGCCCGCCGCTGCGCCGCAGCTTCGAACGCCAGATCGGCGCGCCGGACCAGGTCGAAGACGCCGTCGCCCATTACCGTGACGTCTACGGGGGCGACGGGCTGTTCCAGGCCACGCTCTATGACGGCATCGTCGAGGCGCTGACCGGGCTGAAGGCGGCCGGCTACGGGATGTACCTGTGCACCGCCAAGCCCATCGTCTTCGCCCGCCGCATCACCGCGCATTTCGGGCTGGATACCCTGTTCGACGGCCAGTACGGCGCCGACCTTGACGGGCGTTTCGACGACAAGGGCGACCTGATCGCCCACATCCTGGCGCACGAGGGCCTTGACGGCGCGCGCGGCTGCATGATCGGCGACCGCGAAAACGACACTTCCGCCGCCGCGCGCAACGCCATGGCCTCGGTCGGCGTATTGTGGGGCTACGGCGACAGCGGCGAACTGACCCAGGGCGGCGCCAGCGTGTTGTGTGCACATCCCCGCGATCTGGGCGGCTGCATCGACACGCTGCTGGGATGCTGA
- a CDS encoding DNA repair and recombination protein RadA, with product MAVLTDIAGIGPVLERALRARGIASVSDLAQASPDDLRPVTGVGPRRAAKLIEDARRLTSGQAAKAAPPARRRRKPPADAAPLPTPSPTLSPPASPRVSPARAAALALDPSTSPTPPVKDQGMSQTAPARPRRTPPVFFTHPGPMTWIKNLGEDLVTGGTRPDLTPPSSQSDPVPPPQPLSPVQPDPLPLRIVADAPAQSDPAQSDPDMGALQGHERGMVPGRMTPPSDPVGIPDTPGPEEITPPHDPGTDPTSPPEMPDIAPPTEIPVGTPPELPQDLPGTPIPTPEPEITPEITPEITPEPEPETPEETPEPEPETPDPEPTPDPAPEETPEEPPEETPEEPPEETSEETPEETPDPEIPGDTDAGKKGGKKKKKKKPAKDKKKKKSKKA from the coding sequence ATGGCTGTACTGACCGACATTGCCGGCATCGGTCCCGTGCTCGAACGCGCGCTGCGGGCAAGGGGGATCGCATCGGTGTCGGACCTGGCACAGGCCAGTCCCGACGACCTGCGCCCGGTCACCGGGGTCGGCCCGCGCCGCGCCGCCAAGCTGATCGAGGATGCGCGCCGTCTGACCTCCGGCCAGGCCGCCAAAGCCGCTCCGCCCGCCCGCCGTCGCCGCAAACCGCCCGCCGATGCCGCTCCGTTGCCAACCCCGTCGCCAACCCTGTCGCCCCCCGCGTCTCCTCGCGTGTCGCCCGCCCGCGCCGCCGCCCTCGCGCTTGACCCGTCGACGTCCCCGACACCTCCTGTGAAGGACCAAGGCATGTCCCAGACCGCACCCGCCCGCCCGCGCCGCACCCCGCCGGTCTTCTTCACCCATCCCGGCCCGATGACCTGGATCAAGAACCTGGGCGAAGACCTGGTCACCGGCGGCACACGCCCCGACCTGACCCCGCCGTCCAGCCAATCGGACCCCGTGCCGCCCCCTCAGCCCTTGTCCCCCGTTCAGCCCGATCCGCTGCCGCTGCGCATCGTCGCCGATGCCCCCGCACAATCCGACCCCGCACAATCCGACCCCGACATGGGCGCGCTGCAGGGCCACGAACGGGGCATGGTGCCCGGGCGCATGACACCGCCCTCGGACCCTGTCGGCATCCCCGACACGCCCGGCCCGGAGGAGATCACGCCGCCACACGACCCCGGCACGGACCCGACCAGCCCGCCCGAGATGCCCGACATCGCGCCGCCCACCGAAATCCCCGTCGGCACGCCGCCCGAACTGCCCCAGGACCTGCCCGGCACACCCATCCCGACGCCCGAGCCGGAAATCACGCCCGAAATCACGCCCGAAATCACGCCCGAACCGGAGCCGGAAACGCCCGAGGAAACACCCGAACCCGAGCCCGAGACGCCGGATCCGGAACCCACCCCGGATCCCGCTCCCGAAGAAACGCCCGAAGAACCGCCTGAAGAAACGCCCGAAGAACCGCCTGAAGAGACGTCCGAAGAAACGCCTGAAGAGACGCCAGACCCCGAGATCCCCGGCGATACCGACGCAGGCAAGAAGGGCGGGAAGAAGAAGAAAAAGAAGAAGCCCGCCAAGGACAAGAAAAAGAAGAAATCCAAAAAGGCCTGA
- the cbh gene encoding Choloylglycine hydrolase has protein sequence MKISLIVKRVAAATMLLGLASQQALACTGIVLHAKDGTTVPARTMEFGFDLKSDIVAVPAGTRIETLALNPDETGFSYETKYGFAGANGFDMPVIVDGMNTEGLYFGIFYFAGSAVLDDLTPENKDHAISSEELGNWVLGQFSTVAEVKEALPKLAVVGTDIQEIGGPAPVHYAITDKTGASIVVEYSADGMKIWDNTVNAVTNNPTYDWHLTNLQNYIGLGMDAKDQITVGSQVLKPFGQGTGMAGLPGDFTSPSRFVRATAFANSTLPAETAGDAIFEAFHILNNFDIPKGSIREDLKDNGVMTEYTLWTSASDTQNLVYYFKTYEGQDIESIDIVKVLDGLEKPKTLKMDKTFVIRDRTADF, from the coding sequence ATGAAGATCAGCTTGATCGTGAAACGGGTTGCGGCGGCGACGATGCTGCTGGGTCTGGCCAGCCAGCAGGCGCTGGCCTGCACCGGCATCGTGCTGCACGCCAAGGACGGGACCACCGTTCCGGCGCGGACGATGGAATTCGGGTTCGACCTGAAATCGGACATCGTCGCGGTGCCCGCGGGCACCAGGATCGAGACGCTGGCGCTGAACCCGGACGAGACCGGATTTTCCTACGAGACCAAGTACGGGTTCGCCGGGGCCAACGGGTTCGACATGCCGGTGATCGTGGACGGGATGAACACCGAGGGCCTGTATTTCGGGATCTTCTATTTCGCCGGCTCCGCCGTGCTGGACGACCTGACGCCGGAAAACAAGGACCACGCGATTTCCTCGGAAGAGCTGGGCAACTGGGTTCTGGGCCAGTTTTCCACCGTGGCCGAGGTGAAGGAAGCGCTGCCGAAACTGGCCGTCGTGGGGACGGACATCCAGGAAATCGGCGGGCCCGCCCCGGTGCATTACGCGATCACCGACAAGACCGGCGCATCCATCGTGGTGGAATACAGCGCCGACGGGATGAAGATCTGGGACAACACGGTCAACGCGGTGACCAACAACCCGACCTATGACTGGCACCTGACCAACCTGCAGAACTACATCGGCCTGGGCATGGACGCCAAGGATCAGATCACCGTGGGCAGCCAGGTGCTGAAGCCCTTCGGCCAGGGCACCGGCATGGCCGGGCTGCCGGGGGATTTCACATCGCCGTCGCGATTCGTGCGGGCCACCGCCTTCGCCAATTCGACGCTGCCGGCCGAAACCGCCGGCGACGCGATCTTCGAGGCGTTTCACATCCTCAACAACTTCGACATCCCCAAGGGGTCGATCCGCGAGGATCTGAAGGATAACGGCGTGATGACGGAATACACGCTGTGGACCTCTGCATCCGACACCCAGAACCTGGTCTATTACTTCAAGACCTACGAGGGCCAGGACATCGAAAGCATCGATATCGTCAAGGTGCTGGACGGGCTGGAAAAACCGAAGACCCTGAAGATGGACAAGACGTTCGTCATCCGCGACCGCACGGCGGATTTCTGA
- the serS gene encoding Serine--tRNA ligase gives MHDIRLIRENPEGFDAALARRGDASMSSDILALDEARRAKILAAETAQAEQNKASKEVGAAKGRGDEAAFERLRALVADKKAEVAAMQAEAKELDAKLTDMLARIPNVLADDVPEGADEDGNVEVGRWGAAPSFAFTPVEHYQIAGVAAAMDFETAAKTSGARFVFLKAGVARIHRALAQFMVDTHVDKNGLTEVQTPVLVREEAMYGTDKLPKFGDDSYQTTNGWWLIPTSEVTLTYSVAGDMLDAGQLPIRMTAHTQCFRSEAGSAGKDTSGMLRQHQFEKVEMVSITHPDQSDAEQQRMLGCAQGILEALGLPYRTVLLCSGDTGFGARRTYDIEVWLPGQDTFREISSVSTTGAFQARRMNARFRPEGGGKPEYVHTLNGSGLAVGRCLIAVLENGQQEDGSVVLPEVLTPYLGGKTRLNPDGQLS, from the coding sequence ATGCACGACATCCGCCTGATCCGCGAGAACCCGGAAGGCTTCGACGCCGCCCTTGCTCGTCGGGGAGACGCGTCGATGTCGTCGGACATCCTCGCGCTTGACGAGGCGCGGCGCGCCAAGATCCTGGCCGCCGAGACGGCGCAGGCCGAGCAGAACAAGGCAAGCAAGGAAGTCGGTGCGGCCAAGGGACGCGGCGACGAGGCCGCGTTCGAGCGGCTGCGCGCGCTGGTGGCCGACAAGAAGGCCGAAGTGGCGGCAATGCAGGCCGAGGCCAAGGAGCTGGACGCGAAGCTGACCGACATGCTGGCGCGCATCCCCAACGTTCTGGCCGATGACGTGCCCGAGGGCGCCGACGAGGACGGCAATGTCGAGGTCGGGCGCTGGGGCGCGGCACCGTCGTTCGCCTTCACGCCGGTGGAGCATTACCAGATCGCCGGCGTCGCGGCGGCGATGGATTTCGAGACGGCGGCCAAGACATCGGGCGCGCGGTTCGTGTTCCTGAAGGCCGGCGTGGCGCGCATTCACCGGGCGCTGGCGCAGTTCATGGTGGACACACATGTCGACAAGAACGGCCTGACCGAGGTGCAGACACCGGTGCTGGTGCGCGAAGAGGCGATGTATGGCACCGACAAGCTGCCGAAATTCGGCGACGACAGCTATCAGACCACCAATGGCTGGTGGCTGATCCCCACGTCCGAGGTCACGCTGACCTATTCGGTGGCGGGCGACATGCTGGACGCCGGGCAGCTGCCGATCCGGATGACGGCGCATACCCAGTGTTTCCGGTCCGAAGCCGGCAGCGCGGGCAAGGACACGTCCGGCATGCTGCGCCAGCACCAGTTCGAGAAGGTCGAGATGGTGTCGATCACGCATCCCGACCAGTCGGACGCCGAACAGCAGCGGATGCTGGGCTGCGCCCAAGGCATCCTGGAGGCGCTGGGGCTGCCGTATCGCACGGTGCTGCTGTGTTCCGGCGACACCGGGTTCGGCGCGCGCCGCACCTATGACATCGAGGTCTGGCTGCCCGGGCAGGACACGTTCCGCGAGATCTCTTCGGTGTCCACCACGGGGGCGTTCCAGGCGCGGCGGATGAACGCGCGGTTCCGTCCCGAGGGCGGCGGCAAGCCGGAATACGTGCATACGCTGAACGGGTCGGGGCTGGCCGTGGGGCGCTGCCTGATCGCGGTGCTGGAGAACGGCCAGCAGGAAGATGGATCCGTGGTGTTGCCCGAGGTCCTGACGCCCTATCTTGGAGGGAAGACCAGGCTCAACCCGGACGGACAGCTGTCATGA
- a CDS encoding V8-like Glu-specific endopeptidase, with translation MDGAGLGIWTKKKLGAAALCLWAGAAGAGGLPALPEEAHDVWAAVGRVNAAGFRTRGMCSGVLVAPDRVLTAGHCLFRETGQRVAVGDLHFVAGWHRGHARGDRRVVEALLHPLAVEDGRIDPGHDLALLRLESAMDIAPLPLLGRDLVSGPYAVLGYQGSRPHVLGGRFDCDLELRKFSLAMTRCAVEHGASGGPMLGKVGDGWRVVGVVSAIAGDRTLVPRALDWVAEEIGDR, from the coding sequence ATGGATGGGGCTGGTTTGGGTATTTGGACCAAGAAGAAGCTGGGAGCGGCGGCGCTGTGTCTTTGGGCGGGGGCTGCGGGTGCGGGCGGGCTGCCGGCGCTGCCGGAGGAGGCGCATGATGTCTGGGCCGCCGTGGGCCGGGTGAATGCGGCGGGGTTCCGGACGCGGGGGATGTGTTCGGGAGTTCTGGTGGCGCCGGACCGGGTGCTGACGGCGGGCCATTGCCTGTTTCGCGAGACCGGTCAGAGGGTTGCGGTGGGCGACCTGCATTTCGTGGCCGGTTGGCATCGGGGGCACGCGCGGGGCGATCGGCGGGTTGTCGAGGCGCTGTTGCACCCCCTTGCGGTGGAGGACGGGCGCATCGATCCGGGGCATGACCTGGCGCTGTTGCGGCTGGAAAGTGCGATGGACATCGCGCCGCTGCCCTTGCTGGGTCGGGACCTGGTCAGCGGCCCCTACGCGGTGCTGGGTTACCAGGGGTCGCGGCCGCATGTGCTGGGCGGGCGGTTCGATTGCGACCTGGAGCTGCGGAAATTCTCGCTGGCGATGACGCGTTGCGCGGTGGAACACGGGGCGTCGGGGGGGCCGATGCTGGGCAAGGTGGGCGATGGCTGGCGCGTGGTGGGCGTGGTGTCGGCAATTGCCGGAGACCGGACGCTGGTGCCCCGGGCGCTGGACTGGGTGGCGGAGGAGATCGGGGACAGGTGA
- a CDS encoding pyrimidine utilization regulatory protein R: MPTHDTKPRNRQQTKDRILTALQAILLRDGFNGVSITSVAHEAGVDKVLIYRYFGRIDDLLTAFGQHADFWPSVDEVLSPDNDILAPAERLASFFNRFVEALRARPMTIEILAMEIGAPNPLTAALDATREAWGREVADRLAVGLDMPHRRLATIVTLLVCGIQFLGLRARATDTFGGIRIGSATGWQTIRADLAWLCDALLSDLPPHPTQPG; encoded by the coding sequence ATGCCGACACACGACACCAAACCCCGCAACCGCCAGCAGACCAAAGATCGCATCCTGACCGCCCTCCAGGCGATCCTGCTGCGCGACGGGTTCAACGGCGTCTCTATCACCTCGGTCGCGCACGAGGCCGGCGTCGACAAGGTGCTGATCTACCGCTATTTCGGCCGGATCGACGACCTGCTGACCGCCTTCGGCCAACATGCCGATTTCTGGCCCTCCGTCGATGAAGTGCTGTCCCCCGACAACGACATCCTGGCCCCCGCCGAACGCCTCGCGTCCTTCTTCAACCGCTTCGTCGAGGCGCTGCGCGCGCGTCCGATGACGATCGAGATCCTGGCGATGGAAATCGGCGCGCCCAATCCGCTGACCGCCGCGCTCGACGCCACGCGCGAGGCCTGGGGCAGGGAGGTCGCGGACCGCCTGGCCGTCGGTCTCGACATGCCGCACCGCCGGCTGGCGACCATCGTCACCCTGCTGGTCTGCGGCATCCAGTTCCTGGGCCTGCGGGCGCGCGCCACCGACACGTTCGGCGGCATCCGCATCGGCAGCGCCACGGGCTGGCAGACCATCCGCGCCGATCTCGCCTGGCTCTGCGACGCGCTGCTGAGCGATCTTCCGCCCCATCCGACACAGCCGGGCTGA